One Pirellulales bacterium DNA window includes the following coding sequences:
- the fusA gene encoding elongation factor G has protein sequence MARDLKQIRNIGIIAHIDAGKTTVTERMLFYTGATHKMGEVDKGTTITDFDPEEQQRGITINAACVTFQWKDVAVNLIDTPGHVDFTAEVERSLRVLDGGVVVFSAREGVEAQSETVWRQADKYGVPRIAFINKLDREGADFEGTLDEIRERLEANPVAVQIPVGAGPPHQANAFRGIIDLVEMKLLTFPPETNGARVETAEIPADMIDEAQLWREQLEEQLFNFSNELAELVLAQEPAPPTLIRQVLRDAALHRLAVPVFCGSALDHIGVQPLLDGVADYLPSPLDVPPVEGVNPKKKGAVERRKPSPDEPFCGLVFKIEAARHGDLHFVRVYSGQLKGNSRVYNPGKDKKENVSQLWHIQADRRAQVETVEAGDIVGVIGLRASITGDTICDSQHPILLETIQFPETVISMAIEPESSAERKKLSDTLEMMKRQDPTFRAKENEDTGQTLISGMGELHLEIIKNRLLRDYNLNVRVHKPRVSYRETIERATEVVGECQRQQAGQTLYAQVKLRIAPLTLGEKPIVVDATGAAEEQIPELWMPAVMEVLREQAAGGGSLGYPLMKTHFTVVGGDWREGESSELAFRIATADAFQKAIRGAGVVLLEPIMKLEITTPEDNLGDFVSDLQQRRAIIHRTQMRGKNALVEAEAPLANLFGYSSAMRGLSQGRASCSMEPAAYGPAPPEVLKEFL, from the coding sequence ATGGCTCGCGATCTCAAGCAAATTCGCAACATCGGCATCATCGCCCATATCGACGCCGGCAAGACCACCGTCACCGAGCGGATGCTCTTTTACACCGGCGCCACCCACAAGATGGGAGAGGTCGACAAAGGGACCACCATCACCGACTTCGACCCCGAGGAGCAGCAGCGCGGCATCACCATCAACGCGGCCTGCGTCACCTTTCAGTGGAAAGACGTGGCCGTGAACCTGATCGACACGCCCGGGCATGTCGATTTCACCGCCGAGGTCGAGCGCAGCCTGCGCGTGCTGGATGGCGGCGTGGTGGTGTTCAGCGCCCGCGAAGGGGTCGAGGCGCAGAGCGAAACGGTCTGGCGCCAGGCCGACAAATACGGCGTGCCGCGGATCGCGTTCATCAATAAGCTCGATCGCGAAGGCGCCGACTTCGAGGGAACGCTCGACGAGATTCGCGAACGCCTGGAAGCGAACCCCGTCGCCGTGCAGATACCGGTCGGCGCGGGCCCGCCCCATCAAGCCAACGCCTTTCGCGGCATCATCGACCTGGTGGAGATGAAGCTGCTCACGTTTCCGCCCGAGACCAACGGCGCGCGGGTCGAGACGGCTGAAATTCCGGCCGACATGATCGACGAGGCGCAGCTCTGGCGCGAGCAGCTAGAAGAACAGCTCTTCAACTTTTCCAACGAATTGGCCGAACTCGTGCTGGCCCAGGAGCCGGCGCCGCCAACGCTCATTCGGCAAGTGCTCCGCGACGCGGCGCTGCACCGCCTGGCGGTGCCGGTGTTCTGCGGCTCCGCGCTCGATCACATTGGGGTGCAGCCACTGCTCGACGGCGTGGCCGACTACCTGCCCAGCCCGCTCGACGTGCCGCCGGTCGAAGGCGTCAATCCCAAGAAGAAGGGCGCCGTCGAACGCCGCAAACCGTCTCCCGACGAACCATTTTGCGGGCTGGTGTTCAAGATCGAAGCGGCCCGCCACGGCGATCTGCATTTTGTGCGCGTGTACTCCGGGCAACTCAAAGGCAACTCGCGTGTCTACAACCCCGGCAAGGACAAGAAAGAGAACGTCAGCCAGTTGTGGCACATCCAGGCCGATCGCCGCGCGCAGGTCGAAACGGTCGAGGCGGGAGACATTGTCGGCGTGATCGGCCTGCGCGCCAGCATCACCGGCGACACCATCTGCGATTCGCAGCACCCCATCTTGCTGGAGACGATTCAGTTTCCGGAAACGGTGATCTCGATGGCCATCGAGCCAGAAAGCTCCGCCGAGCGCAAAAAGCTTTCCGACACGCTGGAGATGATGAAGCGGCAAGATCCCACGTTTCGCGCCAAGGAGAACGAAGACACCGGCCAAACGCTCATCAGCGGCATGGGCGAGTTGCACTTGGAGATCATCAAGAACCGCTTGCTCCGCGACTACAACCTGAACGTGCGCGTCCACAAGCCACGCGTCAGTTATCGCGAAACCATCGAACGCGCGACCGAAGTGGTTGGCGAATGCCAGCGTCAACAAGCGGGCCAAACGCTGTACGCGCAGGTGAAGCTGCGCATCGCGCCTCTCACCCTGGGCGAAAAGCCGATCGTCGTCGACGCGACCGGCGCGGCCGAGGAGCAGATTCCGGAACTCTGGATGCCGGCGGTGATGGAAGTGCTGCGCGAGCAAGCGGCGGGGGGCGGGTCGCTGGGCTATCCGCTGATGAAGACGCATTTCACCGTCGTTGGCGGCGACTGGCGCGAAGGCGAGTCCAGCGAACTGGCCTTTCGCATCGCCACGGCCGACGCCTTTCAAAAGGCGATTCGCGGCGCCGGCGTGGTGCTGCTGGAACCGATCATGAAGCTGGAGATCACCACGCCCGAGGACAACTTGGGCGACTTTGTCAGCGACTTGCAGCAGCGGCGGGCGATCATCCATCGCACTCAAATGCGCGGCAAAAACGCGCTCGTCGAGGCCGAGGCCCCGTTGGCCAACTTGTTCGGTTATTCCAGCGCCATGCGGGGGCTCAGCCAGGGACGCGCAAGCTGCTCCATGGAGCCAGCGGCCTACGGACCCGCCCCGCCCGAGGTCCTCAAGGAATTTTTGTGA
- the rplW gene encoding 50S ribosomal protein L23 — MAKEQATPTAAPPAPPESLAGVQLKSHQVLLRPLVTEKGMHRSTRQNAYSFRVNPLATKEDIRRAVEELFNVKVLGVNTQNRKGKPRRNRFRVGRTGDWKKAIVKLHSEHRIDFF; from the coding sequence ATGGCCAAAGAGCAAGCAACCCCCACCGCGGCGCCGCCGGCTCCACCCGAGTCGCTGGCCGGCGTGCAACTCAAGTCGCATCAAGTGCTGTTGCGCCCGCTGGTCACCGAGAAGGGCATGCACCGCTCGACGCGGCAAAACGCCTACTCCTTTCGGGTCAATCCGTTGGCGACTAAAGAAGACATTCGCCGCGCCGTCGAAGAACTGTTCAACGTCAAGGTATTGGGCGTCAACACGCAGAACCGCAAGGGCAAGCCGCGTCGCAATCGTTTTCGCGTGGGGCGCACCGGCGATTGGAAGAAGGCGATTGTCAAGCTCCACTCCGAGCACCGCATCGACTTCTTCTAA
- the rplB gene encoding 50S ribosomal protein L2 → MGIRRYNPTSPGRRGASVSDFADLTPGAKPEKSLLRPLKKTGGRNNQGKVTARHRGGGHKRAYRLVDFKRDKDGVPARVDSIQYDPNRSARIALLHYVDGEKRYILAPQGLVVGATVQSGAEAPPNVGNSLPMSAIPLGLTIHNIEMKPGRGGQICRSAGASAVLAARDANWAQITLPSGEIRRIPAICRATIGAIGNADHMNITLGKAGRKRWLGRRPHVRGTAMNPIDHPHGGGEGRTKGGRHPVSPTGKPTKGGSTRKRRKPSNAAIVRRRRSRRYGIIKIG, encoded by the coding sequence ATGGGCATCCGTCGCTACAACCCCACATCGCCAGGCCGCCGCGGCGCGTCGGTGAGCGATTTTGCCGACCTGACTCCCGGCGCCAAGCCGGAGAAGAGCCTGCTGCGCCCGCTCAAGAAGACCGGTGGCCGCAACAACCAAGGCAAAGTCACCGCCCGTCATCGCGGCGGCGGCCACAAGCGAGCCTACCGCCTGGTGGACTTCAAACGCGATAAAGACGGCGTGCCGGCTCGCGTCGACTCGATCCAGTACGATCCCAATCGCTCGGCCCGCATCGCCTTGTTGCACTATGTCGACGGCGAGAAGCGCTACATCCTGGCCCCGCAGGGCCTGGTGGTCGGCGCCACGGTGCAAAGCGGCGCCGAAGCGCCCCCAAACGTCGGCAATAGCCTGCCGATGAGCGCTATCCCGCTCGGCCTGACAATTCACAACATCGAGATGAAGCCCGGTCGCGGCGGACAAATCTGCCGCTCCGCCGGCGCCAGCGCCGTGTTGGCGGCCCGCGACGCGAACTGGGCTCAGATCACGCTGCCCAGCGGCGAAATCCGCCGCATCCCAGCGATCTGCCGTGCCACCATCGGCGCCATCGGCAACGCCGATCACATGAACATCACGCTTGGCAAGGCAGGGCGCAAGCGCTGGCTGGGCCGCCGCCCGCATGTGCGCGGCACTGCCATGAACCCCATCGATCACCCGCACGGCGGTGGCGAGGGACGCACCAAGGGTGGACGGCATCCGGTGAGTCCCACGGGCAAGCCCACCAAGGGCGGCAGCACCCGCAAGCGTCGCAAGCCGTCGAACGCCGCGATTGTGCGACGTCGCCGCTCGCGTCGTTACGGCATTATCAAGATTGGCTAA
- the rplD gene encoding 50S ribosomal protein L4, which translates to MASLPIFDRTGREVGKYDLDPAQLAPRVNRQLLHDAVVMYQANLRQGSHRTKTRAEVAGSTKKLYRQKGTGNARAGSRRSGTRRGGGHIFALRPRDYGYRLPRKALQLATRMALASKLRDEQVVVIDDLKFESPRTKDMALVLKALKIDGNRVLVATADHDVNVYKSARNIEQVSVSPAADLNAYTVLAARRLLITRAALDAIRDKAAQASTGAKATA; encoded by the coding sequence ATGGCAAGTCTGCCCATTTTTGATCGAACTGGTCGCGAGGTTGGCAAGTACGACCTCGACCCCGCGCAGCTCGCGCCGCGCGTCAATCGGCAGCTCCTGCACGACGCCGTGGTCATGTATCAGGCGAACCTGCGACAAGGCAGCCACCGCACCAAGACCCGCGCCGAGGTGGCCGGGTCGACCAAGAAGCTGTATCGCCAAAAGGGGACGGGCAACGCCCGCGCCGGCTCGCGGCGCAGCGGCACGCGTCGCGGCGGCGGTCACATCTTCGCCTTGCGTCCGCGCGATTATGGCTACCGGTTGCCCCGCAAGGCGCTGCAGTTGGCCACGCGGATGGCCCTGGCCTCCAAGCTGCGCGACGAGCAGGTGGTGGTGATCGACGATCTCAAATTCGAGTCGCCCCGCACCAAAGACATGGCGCTGGTGCTCAAGGCGCTCAAGATCGACGGCAATCGCGTGCTGGTCGCCACCGCCGATCACGACGTCAACGTGTACAAGAGCGCTCGCAACATCGAGCAGGTGTCGGTCTCGCCGGCCGCTGATCTCAACGCCTACACCGTGCTTGCGGCGCGGCGGCTGCTGATTACTCGCGCCGCGCTCGACGCGATTCGCGACAAGGCCGCGCAGGCTTCGACTGGCGCCAAGGCGACTGCATAG
- the rplV gene encoding 50S ribosomal protein L22 produces the protein MAYEATHRFARMSAQKVRPLANLIRGKSADDALNILRYQPQRGARLLEKVLKSALGNAEDQRAANPNHLVVIDARVDGGPMFKRIRPRARGMAFMIKKRTCHIKVALDAK, from the coding sequence ATGGCATACGAAGCAACACACCGATTCGCCCGCATGAGCGCCCAAAAGGTGCGGCCGTTGGCGAACTTGATTCGCGGCAAGTCCGCCGACGACGCGCTGAACATTCTGCGCTATCAGCCGCAGCGCGGCGCGCGGCTGCTGGAAAAGGTCCTCAAAAGCGCGCTGGGCAACGCCGAGGATCAACGAGCTGCCAACCCCAATCACCTGGTCGTGATCGACGCTCGCGTCGATGGCGGCCCCATGTTCAAGCGCATTCGACCGCGTGCCCGCGGCATGGCTTTTATGATCAAAAAGCGCACCTGCCACATCAAAGTGGCGCTCGACGCCAAGTAG
- the rpsS gene encoding 30S ribosomal protein S19, whose translation MGRSLKKGPYVDAKLYLKVDRLNSDGAKRELKTWARACTIVPEFVGHTFLVHNGKVHQKVFVTEEMVGHKLGEFAPTRTFRGHGTKGKK comes from the coding sequence ATGGGAAGGTCGTTAAAAAAGGGCCCGTACGTCGACGCGAAGTTGTACCTCAAGGTCGACCGCCTCAACTCGGATGGCGCCAAGCGCGAGCTCAAGACCTGGGCCCGGGCCTGCACCATTGTGCCGGAGTTTGTCGGCCATACTTTCTTGGTGCACAACGGCAAGGTGCATCAAAAGGTGTTCGTCACCGAGGAAATGGTCGGGCATAAGCTGGGCGAGTTCGCCCCCACCCGAACCTTCCGCGGCCACGGCACGAAGGGCAAGAAGTAG
- the rpsJ gene encoding 30S ribosomal protein S10, whose product MAGHSSETIRIRMEAYDHAVLDQSAAEIVDTAKRTGSEVHGPIPLPTRIERYTVLSSPHVDKKARQQFEIRTHKRLIDIVRSTAKTIEALNKLSLPAGVDIKIKASSRH is encoded by the coding sequence GTGGCTGGTCATTCGAGTGAGACGATTCGCATCCGTATGGAAGCCTACGATCATGCCGTGCTCGATCAAAGCGCGGCCGAGATCGTCGATACGGCCAAGCGAACCGGCTCAGAAGTGCATGGCCCCATTCCGCTGCCCACACGCATCGAGCGCTACACCGTCTTGTCGAGTCCGCACGTCGACAAAAAGGCGCGGCAGCAGTTCGAGATTCGCACGCACAAGCGGCTGATCGACATCGTGCGATCGACCGCCAAAACGATCGAAGCGCTCAACAAGCTCAGCTTGCCCGCGGGCGTGGATATCAAGATCAAGGCTTCCAGCAGGCATTAA
- the rplC gene encoding 50S ribosomal protein L3, whose protein sequence is MTQIFDETGEAIPVTVLAAGPCHVLQLRTADSDGYAAVQLGFLDKPRRLASRSERGHVAKLDSKQQKRRSAAGATAVAKADCEPKRFIREITGEVGDVQVGQELKVNVFEGVAAVDVIGTSKGRGTAGVMKRHNFSGQRASHGVKKVHRHAGSIGQSQFPGHVQKGRRMAGQYGNAQCTVRNLKVVRIDADNNLLLVRGAVPGPNGGYVLIRESNKL, encoded by the coding sequence ATGACTCAGATATTTGACGAGACCGGCGAGGCGATCCCGGTCACGGTATTGGCTGCCGGTCCCTGTCATGTCCTCCAGTTGCGCACCGCCGACAGCGATGGATATGCCGCCGTTCAATTGGGCTTTCTTGATAAGCCCCGCCGCTTGGCCAGTCGCAGCGAGCGCGGCCATGTCGCCAAGCTCGATAGCAAGCAACAAAAGCGCCGCTCCGCTGCGGGCGCGACTGCCGTGGCCAAGGCCGACTGCGAGCCCAAACGATTCATTCGCGAGATCACCGGCGAAGTGGGCGACGTGCAGGTTGGCCAGGAACTCAAGGTCAACGTCTTTGAGGGGGTCGCCGCCGTCGATGTGATCGGCACCTCCAAGGGGCGCGGCACCGCCGGCGTGATGAAGCGGCACAATTTCAGCGGCCAGCGCGCGTCGCACGGCGTCAAGAAGGTGCATCGCCACGCGGGCTCGATCGGCCAAAGCCAGTTTCCGGGGCACGTGCAAAAGGGGCGTCGCATGGCCGGCCAGTACGGCAACGCGCAGTGCACGGTGCGCAACCTGAAGGTGGTGCGGATCGACGCCGACAACAACCTGCTGTTGGTCCGTGGCGCGGTGCCGGGGCCGAACGGCGGGTACGTCCTCATTCGCGAGTCGAACAAGCTATAG